The Suncus etruscus isolate mSunEtr1 chromosome 14, mSunEtr1.pri.cur, whole genome shotgun sequence genome contains a region encoding:
- the LOC126028738 gene encoding zinc finger protein 419-like, which translates to MQENLSLAASVGVHPVQNLSVAVACGNPVSLSSNLQPHQKRDSGEKCQRQKEKGALPFSWFNILVPSNNSTWNEDEKDRLGSLVALGHQATDHGEHPQRSRENSATPLALSRRLVCGDCGKSVLKKRFLEHWRIHTGDKPHACRECGKLFRHTSTFREHQKLHSGKRLFQCSDCGKAFLHKRSFLEHQRIHTGEKPLECRECGKFYRHRSTLTVHQKLHGKERPFKCGDCEKSFYKRLLQEHQRIHTKEKPLQCCGCGKFFRHRSTLSQHQKLHWKGLTQ; encoded by the exons ATGCAGGAGAACCTGTCACTTGCAGCCTCAGTAG GAGTGCATCCTGTGCAGAATCTCTCTGTTGCTGTGGCGTGTGGGAACCCAGTTTCTCTCAGTTCCAACCTCCAACCCCATCAGAAACGGGACAGTGGGGAGAAATGTCAGAGACAGAAGGAGAAGGGGGCCTTGCCTTTTAGTTGGTTCAACATCCTTGTGCCCAGTAATAACTCGACGTGGAATGAAGATGAGAAGGATCGCCTGGGAAGCCTTGTGGCTCTTGGGCATCAAGCCACCGACCATGGAGAGCATCCACAGAGAAGCAGAGAGAATAGTGCGACCCCTCTCGCGCTGTCCAGACGGCTTGTGTGTGGTGACTGTGGCAAATCGGTTTTGAAGAAAAGGTTTCTGGAGCACTGGAGGATCCACACTGGAGACAAGCCTCATGCGTGCCGTGAATGTGGCAAGTTGTTTAGACACACATCCACCTTCAGAGAACATCAGAAGCTCCACAGCGGAAAAAGGCTGTTCCAGTGCAGTGACTGTGGGAAGGCTTTCCTCCACAAAAGATCCTTTCTGGAGCACCAGAGGATCCACACTGGAGAAAAACCTCTGGAGTGTCGCGAATGTGGGAAGTTTTACAGACACAGATCCACTCTGACTGTGCACCAGAAACTGCATGGCAAGGAAAGGCCATTCAAGTGTGGTGACTGTGAGAAGTCCTTCTACAAAAGGCTGCTGCAGGAGCACCAGAGGATCCACACCAAAGAAAAGCCTCTGCAGTGTTGTGGGTGTGGCAAGTTCTTTAGACACAGATCTACCCTCTCTCAGCACCAGAAACTCCACTGGAAAGGCCTTACCCAGTGA